A part of Anaerotignum faecicola genomic DNA contains:
- a CDS encoding alanine/glycine:cation symporter family protein, translating to METFNNVVLSIKDFLWGPIMLCLLIGTHVLLTIRTKGIQRKTFTGVKLSVTPDKEASGDIGGFAALATALAATIGTGNIVGVATAIGIGGPGAVFWMWFTGLLGMATKYGEATLAVKYRVKAKDGSFIGGPMYALERGLGHKWLGVLFAIFTGIACFGIGNMTQANSIAESMSGTFGVPKIATGIVLMIITGLVILGGVKSISKVCEKLIPLMAGLYIVGCIVICIINGAHIPAAFAAIVKGAFNPAAAGGGFVGATVVACIRAGVSRGLFTNESGLGSAPIVDACAATRNPARQALISMSGVFWDTIVVCLLTGLVLVSSIIKDPVGMEGLVGANMTAGAFNAIPVVGPAVLTFGLLTFAWSTILGWSYYGERCWVYLCGVKSIMPFRVVWTFVVLVGCVAALDVVWNIADVLNACMAFPNCVALIGLSGVIASETKKYVWDKNAEMGGLMKWMDDVAPQLDK from the coding sequence ATGGAAACTTTTAACAACGTAGTGCTGTCCATCAAGGATTTCTTGTGGGGACCTATTATGCTGTGCCTGCTGATTGGTACACATGTGCTGTTAACAATCAGAACAAAAGGGATTCAGAGAAAAACCTTCACAGGCGTAAAACTGTCTGTAACACCGGATAAGGAAGCATCCGGTGATATCGGCGGCTTTGCAGCTCTGGCAACAGCTCTTGCGGCTACTATCGGTACCGGTAATATCGTAGGTGTTGCAACTGCAATCGGCATTGGTGGCCCCGGTGCTGTATTCTGGATGTGGTTCACAGGTCTGCTGGGTATGGCAACCAAATATGGTGAAGCAACACTGGCAGTTAAATACCGTGTGAAAGCAAAAGACGGCTCTTTCATCGGCGGCCCCATGTACGCTCTGGAAAGAGGTCTGGGTCATAAATGGCTGGGTGTCCTGTTCGCAATCTTTACAGGTATCGCTTGCTTCGGTATCGGTAACATGACACAGGCAAACTCCATCGCGGAATCCATGAGTGGTACATTCGGCGTACCTAAGATTGCAACAGGTATTGTTCTGATGATTATCACAGGTCTGGTTATTCTGGGCGGCGTTAAGTCCATCTCCAAGGTATGTGAAAAGCTGATTCCTCTGATGGCTGGTCTGTACATCGTAGGTTGTATCGTAATCTGTATCATAAATGGTGCGCATATTCCCGCAGCTTTCGCAGCAATCGTAAAAGGCGCATTCAACCCTGCAGCAGCAGGCGGCGGCTTTGTTGGTGCAACAGTAGTAGCTTGTATCCGTGCCGGCGTATCCCGTGGTCTGTTCACAAACGAATCCGGTCTTGGCTCTGCTCCTATCGTTGACGCATGTGCGGCAACAAGAAACCCTGCAAGACAGGCTCTGATTTCCATGTCCGGTGTATTCTGGGATACAATCGTAGTTTGCTTGCTGACAGGTCTGGTTCTGGTATCCTCTATCATTAAAGACCCCGTAGGTATGGAGGGTCTGGTAGGTGCGAACATGACAGCAGGTGCGTTCAACGCGATCCCCGTTGTTGGCCCCGCAGTTCTGACATTCGGTCTGCTGACATTCGCATGGTCCACAATTCTGGGCTGGTCCTACTATGGTGAAAGATGTTGGGTATACCTGTGCGGCGTTAAGTCCATCATGCCTTTCCGTGTTGTTTGGACATTTGTTGTACTGGTAGGCTGTGTCGCTGCACTGGATGTAGTTTGGAACATTGCTGACGTACTGAACGCTTGTATGGCATTCCCTAACTGCGTAGCTTTGATTGGTCTGAGCGGTGTTATCGCTTCCGAAACAAAGAAATATGTATGGGATAAGAATGCAGAAATGGGCGGTCTGATGAAATGGATGGATGACGTTGCTCCTCAGCTGGACAAATAA
- a CDS encoding APC family permease → MDNGLEKRYGLLTAIAMVVGIVIGSGVFFKAEKVLTATGGNLSLGILAWLLGGLVMILCAYNFALMATKHEKVSGVVDYAEVLVGGRYAYFFAWFAAVIYFPAMTSVVAWVAARYFGVLMGWEIVGPQVMTLSGLFLVGSYVINALAPKLAGRLQVTTTAAKLIPLFLMAIFGSIFGLKNGILVENFTTTAVHTFTSKNPLFTAVVGTCFAYEGWICATSINAELKDAKKNLPLALIFGSAFVVLVYILYYIGLAGAVKNEVMMAGGETGARIAFETVFMQLGGTLLFIFVVISCLGTLNGLMMACTRAFYAMGVRDEGPRPQVFKVVDTVTKMPTNSALIGLMMAMLWLTYFYGANLAPKPWFGPFCFDSSELPIVTIYAMYIPIFVMQMKKEQELGFFYRVVVPALGVIASAFMVLAAIVSLRKAVLYYLILFAVLMGIGLLLKNYGHEEE, encoded by the coding sequence ATGGATAACGGTTTGGAAAAAAGATACGGCTTGCTGACGGCGATTGCCATGGTAGTTGGGATTGTTATCGGCAGTGGTGTATTTTTTAAAGCGGAAAAGGTGCTGACGGCAACTGGCGGCAACCTTTCCTTAGGAATTTTGGCGTGGCTTTTGGGCGGTTTGGTGATGATTCTGTGCGCGTATAATTTTGCGCTGATGGCAACAAAGCATGAAAAGGTCAGCGGCGTTGTGGATTATGCAGAGGTTCTGGTAGGGGGAAGATATGCCTATTTTTTTGCATGGTTTGCGGCGGTGATTTATTTCCCTGCCATGACATCCGTTGTGGCGTGGGTAGCGGCAAGATATTTCGGCGTTCTGATGGGCTGGGAAATCGTCGGGCCGCAGGTTATGACGTTATCAGGGCTGTTTCTGGTGGGCAGCTATGTCATCAATGCGCTTGCGCCGAAGCTGGCAGGCAGACTGCAGGTGACCACAACGGCGGCAAAGCTGATTCCTTTATTTCTGATGGCGATTTTCGGGTCGATTTTCGGATTGAAAAACGGGATTCTGGTAGAGAATTTTACAACAACGGCAGTGCATACCTTTACGAGTAAAAATCCTCTTTTTACGGCAGTGGTAGGCACCTGCTTTGCGTATGAGGGCTGGATTTGTGCAACCTCCATCAACGCGGAATTGAAGGATGCGAAGAAAAACCTGCCCTTGGCGCTGATTTTCGGATCTGCCTTTGTGGTTCTGGTTTATATTCTGTATTATATCGGGCTGGCTGGCGCAGTCAAAAATGAGGTCATGATGGCAGGCGGCGAAACGGGTGCGCGGATTGCGTTTGAAACCGTGTTCATGCAGCTTGGCGGTACACTGCTGTTCATTTTTGTTGTCATTTCCTGTCTGGGCACGTTGAACGGGCTGATGATGGCGTGTACCAGAGCGTTTTATGCCATGGGTGTCAGGGATGAAGGGCCTCGTCCGCAGGTGTTCAAGGTAGTGGATACAGTGACGAAAATGCCGACAAACTCTGCACTGATTGGTTTGATGATGGCGATGCTCTGGCTGACGTATTTTTATGGTGCAAATCTGGCACCAAAGCCCTGGTTCGGTCCCTTCTGCTTCGATAGCTCTGAATTGCCCATTGTAACGATTTATGCGATGTATATTCCCATTTTCGTGATGCAGATGAAAAAAGAACAGGAGCTTGGCTTCTTTTATCGCGTAGTGGTGCCTGCTTTGGGGGTAATTGCGAGTGCCTTTATGGTTCTGGCGGCGATTGTATCTCTCAGAAAGGCAGTGCTTTACTATCTGATTTTGTTTGCGGTGCTTATGGGAATCGGGCTTTTGCTGAAAAATTACGGACACGAGGAAGAATAA
- a CDS encoding NifB/NifX family molybdenum-iron cluster-binding protein, with protein sequence MKTKIAVTYENGEVFQHFGHTKEFKFYTVEDKKIVDSEIVPTMGSGHSMLADFLLLNGVTVLICGGIGGGAKAALAQKGIELRGGVSGNADEKAQAYVDGTLEYNAAVECTHHHDHDHENCSEHDHHCGGHCH encoded by the coding sequence ATGAAAACGAAAATTGCAGTGACCTACGAAAATGGCGAAGTATTCCAGCATTTTGGGCATACAAAGGAATTTAAATTCTACACCGTAGAGGATAAAAAGATTGTGGACAGCGAGATTGTTCCCACAATGGGAAGCGGACACAGCATGCTGGCGGATTTTCTGCTGCTGAATGGTGTAACTGTGCTTATCTGCGGCGGTATCGGCGGCGGTGCAAAGGCTGCACTGGCGCAGAAGGGCATCGAACTGCGCGGCGGTGTGAGCGGCAATGCGGATGAGAAGGCGCAGGCGTATGTGGACGGTACATTGGAATACAATGCAGCAGTAGAATGTACCCATCACCATGACCACGACCATGAAAACTGTAGCGAGCATGACCATCACTGCGGCGGTCACTGCCACTGA
- a CDS encoding alanine/glycine:cation symporter family protein: protein MEAFNNVVLSIKDFLWGPIMLCLLIGTHVLLTIRTKVIQRKTFTGIKLSVTPDAEASGDIGGFAALATALAATIGTGNIVGVATAIGIGGPGAVFWMWFTGLLGMATKFGEATLAVKYRVKAADGSFIGGPMYALERGLGHKWLGVLFAIFTGIACFGIGNMTQANSIAESMNGTFGIPKIATGIVLMVITGLVILGGVKSISKVCEKLIPIMAGLYIVGCIVICIVNGAHIPAAFAAIVQGAFNPAAAGGGFVGATVVACIRAGVSRGLFTNESGLGSAPIVDACAATRNPSRQALISMSGVFWDTIVVCLLTGLVLVSSIIKDPVGMEGLVGAQMTAGAFNAIPIIGPAVLTFGLLTFAWSTILGWSYYGERCWVYLVGVKSIMPFRVVWTFVVLVGCVAALDVVWNIADVLNACMAFPNCVALIGLSGVIASETKKYVWDKNAENGGLMKWMDDVAPQIDK, encoded by the coding sequence ATGGAAGCTTTTAACAATGTGGTGCTGTCCATCAAGGATTTCTTGTGGGGACCTATTATGCTGTGTCTGCTGATTGGTACACATGTGCTGTTAACAATCAGAACAAAAGTCATTCAGAGAAAGACCTTTACAGGTATCAAACTTTCCGTAACACCCGATGCAGAGGCATCCGGTGATATCGGCGGCTTCGCAGCTCTGGCAACAGCTCTTGCAGCTACTATCGGTACCGGTAATATCGTAGGTGTTGCAACTGCAATCGGTATTGGTGGCCCCGGTGCTGTATTCTGGATGTGGTTCACAGGTCTGTTGGGTATGGCAACAAAATTCGGTGAAGCAACTCTGGCAGTTAAATACCGTGTAAAAGCAGCCGATGGCTCTTTCATCGGTGGTCCCATGTACGCTCTGGAAAGAGGTCTGGGTCATAAATGGCTGGGTGTCCTGTTCGCAATCTTTACAGGTATCGCTTGCTTCGGTATCGGTAACATGACGCAGGCAAACTCCATCGCAGAATCCATGAACGGTACATTCGGCATTCCTAAAATCGCAACAGGTATCGTTCTGATGGTTATCACAGGTCTGGTTATTCTGGGCGGCGTTAAGTCTATCTCCAAGGTATGTGAGAAGCTGATTCCCATAATGGCTGGTCTGTACATTGTAGGTTGTATCGTAATCTGTATCGTAAATGGTGCACATATTCCCGCAGCTTTCGCAGCAATCGTACAAGGCGCATTCAACCCTGCAGCAGCAGGCGGCGGCTTTGTTGGTGCAACAGTAGTAGCATGTATCCGTGCCGGCGTATCTCGTGGTCTGTTCACAAATGAATCTGGTCTGGGTTCTGCTCCTATCGTTGACGCATGTGCAGCTACAAGAAACCCTTCCAGACAGGCTCTGATTTCCATGTCCGGTGTATTCTGGGATACAATCGTAGTTTGCTTGCTGACAGGTCTGGTTCTGGTATCCTCCATCATTAAAGACCCCGTAGGTATGGAAGGTCTGGTAGGTGCGCAGATGACAGCAGGTGCCTTCAATGCGATTCCCATAATCGGTCCCGCAGTTCTGACATTCGGTCTGCTGACATTCGCATGGTCCACAATTCTGGGTTGGTCCTACTATGGTGAAAGATGTTGGGTATATCTGGTAGGTGTTAAGTCCATCATGCCTTTCCGTGTTGTTTGGACATTTGTTGTACTGGTAGGCTGTGTAGCTGCACTGGATGTAGTTTGGAACATTGCTGACGTACTGAACGCTTGTATGGCATTCCCCAACTGCGTAGCTTTGATTGGTCTGAGCGGTGTTATCGCTTCCGAAACAAAGAAATATGTATGGGATAAGAATGCAGAAAATGGTGGTCTGATGAAGTGGATGGATGACGTTGCTCCTCAGATTGACAAATAA
- a CDS encoding VanW family protein, with protein MEESNRPRQQRYQQQSHQHHHHQKSKKTDNNNKNKKPLVIIGVLVLLVAVTAFGYHEVHKRKVLNLLAQEGIYQGITINGEDVSGLSQEEAVAQLQERYKSEVVGQILTLQYGEEDALQKWDIPFEDIGAGYHVEDAVKEAYETGRTGTEADRFQVGAKLLKDGVNIELTYGYDAEMLRAKLDEVAEEFNQDAIDSTVVRQNGRFVVSPEQTGLEMEKDKTAKHVAKVMETRKSGTAEIAAKVTKPKITAEDNSHVTDLIGSYYTTYTNSDRNRNNNLAVGCNYINGTVIAPGEVFSANAHLGSQTAAGGYKEAGVYVNGKVEKGMAGGVCQVTSTLYNAVILAELEVVERSPHSMTVGYVPLGRDAAVAGTYKDLKFKNNTEYPIMIEAYASGGKLVMNIYGHEVHDAGRRLEFETVYEGTINKPAEIVKKDPNLPEGERVVTSRGRTGCKVSVRKKVYENGKMVSNEWFSSSSYRAAADEVTVGTKKKEETTEPTTPTTTENTGSSDQ; from the coding sequence TTGGAGGAAAGCAATAGACCACGACAGCAGCGATATCAGCAGCAATCGCACCAGCATCATCACCATCAGAAGAGCAAAAAAACAGACAATAACAATAAAAATAAAAAGCCTTTGGTGATAATCGGTGTTTTGGTTCTGCTTGTGGCAGTGACTGCGTTCGGGTATCATGAGGTACATAAAAGAAAGGTTTTGAATCTGCTGGCACAGGAAGGCATTTATCAGGGCATTACGATCAATGGTGAGGATGTATCCGGATTGAGTCAGGAGGAGGCTGTCGCACAGCTGCAGGAAAGGTATAAATCCGAGGTTGTCGGGCAAATTCTGACATTGCAGTATGGCGAAGAAGACGCACTGCAGAAATGGGACATTCCCTTTGAGGACATCGGCGCAGGGTACCATGTGGAGGATGCCGTAAAGGAGGCATACGAAACAGGGCGTACCGGCACGGAAGCGGATCGCTTTCAGGTCGGCGCGAAATTGCTGAAGGATGGCGTGAATATTGAGCTGACCTATGGCTATGATGCGGAAATGCTGCGCGCAAAGCTGGACGAGGTTGCGGAGGAATTTAATCAGGATGCCATTGACAGTACCGTTGTAAGGCAGAATGGCAGATTTGTGGTTTCCCCTGAGCAGACAGGGCTTGAAATGGAAAAGGATAAAACCGCAAAGCATGTGGCAAAGGTGATGGAAACACGCAAAAGCGGCACAGCGGAAATTGCGGCAAAGGTAACAAAGCCCAAGATTACGGCAGAGGATAACTCCCATGTAACGGATCTGATTGGGTCCTATTACACAACTTATACAAACAGCGACAGAAACAGAAACAACAACCTTGCGGTAGGCTGCAATTACATCAATGGTACTGTGATTGCACCCGGAGAGGTATTTTCCGCAAATGCGCATCTGGGCAGCCAGACGGCGGCAGGCGGCTATAAGGAAGCCGGCGTTTATGTAAACGGCAAGGTGGAAAAGGGCATGGCAGGCGGCGTTTGTCAGGTAACATCTACCTTATATAATGCAGTCATTCTGGCTGAGCTTGAGGTGGTAGAGCGTTCCCCTCATTCCATGACGGTTGGCTATGTGCCGCTGGGCAGAGATGCGGCTGTAGCAGGCACCTATAAGGATTTGAAATTCAAGAATAACACCGAATATCCTATTATGATTGAGGCTTACGCAAGCGGCGGCAAGCTTGTCATGAATATTTACGGGCATGAGGTGCATGATGCAGGCAGAAGATTGGAGTTTGAAACGGTTTACGAGGGTACAATTAACAAGCCTGCGGAAATCGTGAAGAAGGACCCCAATCTGCCTGAAGGCGAACGAGTTGTAACCTCTCGCGGCAGAACGGGCTGCAAGGTGAGCGTACGCAAAAAGGTGTATGAGAATGGGAAAATGGTCAGCAATGAATGGTTCAGCAGCTCTTCCTATCGTGCGGCGGCGGATGAGGTAACTGTCGGCACGAAGAAGAAGGAGGAAACGACAGAACCAACCACACCCACAACAACAGAAAACACAGGGTCGAGCGATCAGTAA
- a CDS encoding ATP-dependent helicase, with protein MGKKLNTAQQKAVCHETGPMLVLAGPGSGKTTVLLCRISRLLERGLAKPQEILALTFSKVAAEEMKSRFENLNGASGVSFGTFHSIFFRILRSRYGWNVEQIFQEEERRSILRNSIEAEKWDIPDLEEYISQFFSQLSLMNSELEQPNRFTPTGMPVEEFRKLYRAYEGYKERHEKLDFDDMLTQCYQLLREDAAVREYWQRKYKFILVDEFQDVNQAQFACLQILAEKHQNLFVVGDDDQSIYAFRGARPDFLLHFPTLYPAAKKVTLNTNYRSTERIVNLAERVIGNNEVRFVKNMKGIGEAGDKVTFFLAEDAAKEAAHIAEKIGRLLDEGVPLTEIAVIYRTNLQGGAFARELYKRGIPYDLRDNSGNVYEHWVAKDLLAYLLLAENEESDSALRRILNKPKRYIGKDLLAEAETMPYTLLRSFFVCPSLKGWQEENLENLRIDLNQIRKRTPYDALKYIRKVIGYDEYLEEFAAYRRTSAQVLQEIADEIMETAKDCADVRSFREQLERLSLQMKEQSRKKGQKRNGVALMTMHGAKGLEFRAVFLPSLVEGIVPHEKGMDTVAEERRLFYVAMTRASEKLCLSAILQRYEKERKPSRFLAEMGLDAEMAFRKNKEKEGNKR; from the coding sequence GTGGGCAAAAAACTGAATACGGCACAGCAGAAGGCAGTCTGCCACGAAACAGGGCCGATGCTGGTTCTGGCAGGGCCGGGCAGCGGAAAAACAACAGTATTGCTTTGTCGCATTTCCAGATTATTGGAAAGAGGATTGGCGAAGCCGCAGGAAATCCTTGCGCTGACCTTTTCCAAAGTGGCGGCGGAAGAAATGAAAAGCCGATTTGAGAATTTAAACGGAGCTTCCGGCGTTTCCTTCGGAACATTTCACAGCATCTTTTTTCGGATTCTGCGGAGCAGATACGGCTGGAATGTGGAGCAGATTTTTCAGGAGGAGGAAAGAAGAAGCATCCTCAGAAATAGTATTGAAGCAGAAAAATGGGATATTCCCGATTTAGAAGAATATATTTCGCAATTCTTTTCACAGCTTTCTCTGATGAACAGTGAATTGGAGCAGCCGAACCGCTTCACGCCCACGGGAATGCCTGTGGAGGAATTTCGCAAGCTGTATCGTGCGTATGAAGGGTATAAGGAACGGCATGAAAAATTGGATTTTGACGATATGCTGACGCAGTGCTATCAGCTTTTGCGTGAGGATGCGGCAGTACGGGAGTATTGGCAGAGAAAATATAAATTTATTCTGGTGGATGAGTTTCAGGATGTCAATCAGGCGCAGTTTGCCTGCTTGCAGATTCTGGCAGAGAAGCATCAGAATCTTTTTGTGGTGGGGGATGATGACCAGAGTATTTATGCCTTCCGCGGCGCAAGACCTGATTTTCTTCTGCATTTTCCGACGCTTTATCCTGCGGCAAAAAAAGTAACATTAAATACAAACTATCGCTCTACGGAGCGAATTGTCAATTTGGCGGAGCGTGTCATCGGCAATAATGAGGTGCGCTTTGTGAAAAATATGAAGGGCATCGGGGAAGCCGGTGATAAGGTGACGTTTTTTCTGGCGGAGGATGCGGCGAAGGAAGCAGCGCATATTGCGGAGAAAATCGGCAGACTTCTGGATGAAGGCGTGCCGTTGACGGAAATTGCTGTCATTTACCGTACAAATCTACAGGGTGGTGCATTCGCCAGAGAATTATATAAAAGAGGGATTCCATACGACTTGCGCGATAACAGCGGCAATGTGTATGAGCATTGGGTGGCGAAGGATTTGCTTGCCTATCTTCTGCTTGCAGAGAATGAGGAATCGGACAGCGCACTGCGGCGGATTCTGAATAAACCCAAACGCTATATCGGGAAGGATTTGCTCGCGGAGGCGGAAACGATGCCGTATACGTTATTGCGCAGCTTTTTTGTCTGTCCGTCCTTGAAGGGGTGGCAGGAGGAGAATCTGGAAAATCTGCGAATTGATTTAAACCAGATTCGGAAGCGCACCCCCTATGATGCGTTAAAATATATTCGTAAAGTCATCGGATATGATGAATATTTAGAGGAATTTGCTGCATATAGAAGAACAAGTGCTCAGGTTTTGCAGGAGATAGCGGACGAGATTATGGAAACGGCAAAGGACTGTGCGGATGTGCGCAGCTTTCGGGAGCAGCTGGAACGGCTGAGTCTGCAAATGAAGGAGCAGAGCCGCAAAAAGGGGCAGAAACGAAACGGCGTTGCACTCATGACGATGCATGGTGCAAAGGGCTTGGAATTTCGTGCGGTCTTCCTGCCTTCTCTGGTGGAGGGGATTGTGCCGCATGAAAAGGGCATGGATACGGTTGCGGAGGAGAGGCGGCTGTTTTATGTTGCCATGACAAGGGCATCCGAAAAGCTCTGTCTTTCTGCAATTCTGCAAAGATATGAAAAGGAACGGAAGCCCTCTCGTTTTCTGGCGGAAATGGGACTGGATGCAGAGATGGCGTTCCGCAAAAATAAGGAGAAAGAAGGAAATAAACGATGA
- a CDS encoding DUF134 domain-containing protein, with protein sequence MARPRKCRRVCGMPRTNSFAPMGSQLCEERIIMAVDEYETIRLIDLAGYTQEECAAQMGIARTTVQGIYNDARRKLADALVNGKMLFIEGGDIDICERENAGCGRKCGQLCRKEMKDEKNKRNLGDEFDE encoded by the coding sequence ATGGCAAGACCAAGAAAGTGCAGACGCGTCTGTGGGATGCCCCGAACAAACAGCTTTGCGCCTATGGGCAGCCAGCTTTGCGAGGAACGCATCATCATGGCGGTGGATGAATACGAGACGATCCGTCTGATTGATTTGGCAGGCTATACGCAGGAGGAATGTGCCGCGCAGATGGGCATTGCCAGAACCACGGTGCAGGGCATTTATAACGATGCACGGCGGAAGCTGGCGGATGCGTTGGTAAATGGGAAGATGCTTTTTATCGAAGGCGGAGATATTGACATTTGCGAACGGGAAAATGCTGGCTGCGGACGAAAATGCGGACAGCTTTGCCGGAAGGAAATGAAGGATGAAAAGAATAAGAGAAATTTAGGAGATGAATTTGATGAGTGA
- a CDS encoding glycosyltransferase family 4 protein, translated as MNIGIFSDTYFPQLNGVATSIRTLTHALREKGHTVYIFTPSDPRCEGQPEDEDIFRLPSIPVYFVRDYRAGYIFPPHILKKIKKLNLDIVHTQTEFPLGFLGKLVSTTEGIPMVHTYHTMYEDYVHYIGGGHIISKNMAREFSCAFCNTAMAVIAPTHKTEQLLSGYGVTKPISIIPTGINTAHFRKENFDAAEILALRESLGLKADTPVIISIGRIAKEKSIDVVISALPKLIEKLPEVQMVIVGEGNEIENLRNFAESLGVGAHVMFTGGKPWDEIGKYYQLGNVFCSASVSETQGLTFAEAMAGGIPVVAKKDECIENIITDGETGMLFEKNENLPELLYRVLTDKSLSEKLSTASIQAMDVLSVQNFADSVEQLYQNILEQEERPKPIAAPVIPFVIGAKAAKGITGLPGKISRTYLKKAANFLSSAKGE; from the coding sequence ATGAATATTGGCATTTTTTCCGACACATATTTTCCACAGCTGAACGGTGTGGCAACATCCATCCGCACGCTCACCCATGCACTACGCGAAAAGGGACACACGGTGTATATTTTCACCCCTTCCGACCCTCGCTGTGAAGGGCAGCCCGAGGATGAGGATATCTTTCGTCTGCCCAGTATCCCCGTTTATTTCGTACGGGATTATCGTGCAGGCTATATTTTCCCACCGCATATTCTGAAAAAAATCAAAAAACTGAATCTGGACATCGTGCATACACAGACAGAATTCCCCTTGGGCTTTCTGGGAAAGCTGGTTTCCACAACGGAGGGCATCCCCATGGTACATACCTATCACACCATGTATGAGGATTATGTGCATTATATCGGCGGCGGACATATCATTTCCAAAAACATGGCACGCGAATTCAGCTGCGCCTTCTGCAATACGGCAATGGCAGTCATCGCGCCTACGCATAAAACAGAGCAGCTGCTTTCCGGCTACGGCGTAACAAAGCCGATTTCCATCATCCCCACCGGCATCAATACCGCGCATTTTCGCAAGGAAAACTTCGATGCGGCGGAAATTCTTGCCCTGCGGGAATCCCTTGGCTTAAAAGCAGATACCCCCGTTATCATTTCCATCGGGCGCATTGCGAAGGAAAAAAGCATTGATGTTGTCATTTCCGCCTTGCCAAAGCTGATTGAAAAGCTGCCGGAAGTGCAGATGGTAATTGTCGGCGAAGGCAATGAAATTGAAAATCTGCGAAATTTTGCAGAATCCCTCGGCGTTGGCGCTCATGTGATGTTTACAGGCGGCAAGCCTTGGGATGAAATCGGAAAATATTATCAGCTCGGCAATGTTTTCTGCAGTGCATCTGTTTCCGAAACACAGGGGCTTACCTTTGCTGAGGCAATGGCAGGCGGCATCCCCGTTGTGGCAAAAAAGGATGAATGTATCGAAAATATCATCACTGACGGTGAAACAGGCATGCTCTTTGAGAAAAATGAAAACCTGCCGGAGCTGCTTTATCGCGTGCTGACTGACAAATCCCTTTCCGAAAAGCTTTCCACAGCCTCTATACAGGCGATGGATGTTCTTTCCGTGCAGAACTTTGCAGACAGCGTGGAGCAGCTGTACCAAAATATTCTGGAGCAGGAGGAACGTCCCAAGCCCATCGCCGCCCCTGTTATTCCGTTTGTGATTGGCGCAAAGGCCGCCAAGGGCATTACAGGGCTGCCTGGGAAGATTTCCCGTACCTATTTAAAGAAAGCAGCGAATTTTCTTTCTTCTGCCAAGGGCGAATAA
- a CDS encoding Mrp/NBP35 family ATP-binding protein, translated as MSENCSHNCGSCSSNCSSRKPADFLVPPNEHSKIKKVIAVVSGKGGVGKSMVTSTMAVLTNRRGKKTAILDADITGPSIPKAFGVTEKAYGTQMGILPCESKKGIEMMSVNLLLDNDTDPVVWRGPVIAETVKQFWKDVVWGDVDYMFIDMPPGTGDVPLTVFQSIAIDGIIIVTSPQELVGMIVDKAVKMAEMMNVPILGIVENMSYFKCPDCGGIHHIFGESQIEAIAAKHNIPVVCKLPIDPAIAAKCDRGAAEEYEGEWLDPMVDFLEKMR; from the coding sequence ATGAGTGAAAATTGTTCTCACAACTGCGGCAGCTGTTCTTCCAACTGCAGCAGCAGAAAACCGGCGGATTTTTTGGTACCCCCCAATGAACACAGCAAAATCAAAAAGGTGATTGCTGTTGTCAGCGGGAAAGGCGGCGTTGGGAAATCTATGGTAACCTCTACTATGGCGGTTCTGACAAACAGAAGGGGCAAAAAAACAGCTATTCTGGATGCGGATATCACAGGCCCTTCCATCCCCAAGGCATTTGGTGTGACAGAAAAGGCGTATGGCACACAGATGGGGATTTTGCCCTGCGAATCCAAAAAGGGCATTGAGATGATGTCTGTTAATCTTCTGCTGGATAATGATACAGATCCCGTAGTCTGGAGAGGGCCGGTTATTGCGGAAACCGTAAAGCAGTTCTGGAAGGATGTTGTCTGGGGGGATGTGGACTATATGTTCATCGATATGCCACCCGGCACAGGGGATGTTCCGCTGACTGTTTTCCAGTCTATCGCGATTGACGGCATTATTATTGTAACTTCTCCGCAGGAGCTGGTTGGCATGATTGTGGATAAGGCTGTAAAAATGGCGGAAATGATGAATGTGCCCATTCTGGGTATCGTGGAAAATATGTCCTACTTTAAATGTCCCGATTGCGGCGGTATCCATCATATTTTCGGGGAAAGCCAGATTGAAGCGATTGCGGCAAAGCACAATATTCCCGTTGTCTGCAAGCTGCCCATTGACCCTGCGATTGCAGCAAAATGCGACAGAGGTGCAGCAGAGGAATACGAAGGCGAATGGCTGGACCCTATGGTAGATTTTCTGGAAAAAATGAGATAA